From Streptomyces sp. NBC_00775, one genomic window encodes:
- a CDS encoding LysR family transcriptional regulator yields the protein MLFRQLEYFVAVARERHFARAAESCYVSQPALSAAIAKLERELNVTLINRGHNYQGLTPEGERLVVWAKRILAEQDAFKAEVAAVQSGITGTLRLGTDPTASTTLALPVAAFCAAHPLAKVQVRSRLSTKELHRQLRDFELDVAIAHFDPGDQEGLTVVPLYQERYMLLVSDDQLTSQASTMTWADAAQLPLALLTPDMRIRQIVDSVFADKGFVVTPQVETDSIASLYAHVGGGGWASIVPHTWLRAMPVIGRTRALPLVDPEAGAQVSVAIHAATPGSVAARAFVNAATGLSLDDFFASPLPAEHRVR from the coding sequence ATGCTGTTCCGGCAGCTCGAGTACTTCGTGGCGGTGGCCAGGGAGCGTCACTTCGCCCGGGCGGCGGAATCCTGCTACGTGTCGCAGCCCGCGCTCTCGGCGGCGATCGCCAAGCTGGAGCGCGAGCTGAACGTCACGCTGATCAACCGCGGGCACAACTACCAGGGCCTCACCCCTGAGGGCGAACGCCTCGTCGTGTGGGCCAAGCGGATCCTCGCCGAGCAGGACGCGTTCAAGGCCGAGGTGGCCGCCGTGCAGTCGGGCATCACGGGGACGCTCCGGCTCGGGACGGACCCCACGGCGTCCACGACCCTGGCCCTTCCGGTGGCCGCGTTCTGCGCGGCCCACCCGCTGGCCAAGGTGCAGGTCCGCTCCCGGCTGTCGACGAAGGAACTGCACCGCCAGCTGCGCGACTTCGAACTGGACGTGGCGATCGCCCACTTCGACCCGGGCGACCAGGAGGGGCTGACCGTCGTCCCCCTCTACCAGGAGCGGTACATGCTGCTCGTCTCGGACGACCAGCTGACCTCCCAGGCCTCGACCATGACCTGGGCGGACGCGGCCCAGCTGCCGCTCGCGCTGCTCACCCCCGACATGCGGATCCGGCAGATCGTCGACAGCGTCTTCGCGGACAAGGGGTTCGTGGTGACCCCGCAGGTGGAGACCGACTCGATCGCCTCCCTCTACGCGCACGTGGGCGGCGGAGGGTGGGCCAGCATCGTGCCGCACACCTGGCTGCGCGCGATGCCGGTCATCGGCAGGACCAGAGCGCTGCCGCTGGTCGACCCGGAGGCCGGGGCCCAGGTCTCGGTGGCGATCCACGCGGCGACCCCGGGTTCGGTCGCCGCCCGGGCGTTCGTGAACGCGGCGACGGGCCTGTCGCTGGACGACTTCTTCGCCAGTCCACTGCCGGCCGAGCACCGCGTGCGCTGA
- a CDS encoding formate dehydrogenase subunit delta → MANDIAAHHGHLPGDVAAEAIAGHLGRFWDPRMRTRLYEFVDAGADGLDPLVVAAVKLMR, encoded by the coding sequence ATGGCCAACGACATCGCCGCGCACCACGGCCACCTGCCGGGCGACGTGGCCGCCGAGGCGATCGCGGGACACCTGGGCAGGTTCTGGGATCCGCGGATGCGCACGCGGTTGTACGAGTTCGTCGACGCCGGAGCGGACGGGCTGGACCCGTTGGTGGTCGCCGCGGTGAAGCTGATGCGCTGA
- the fdhF gene encoding formate dehydrogenase subunit alpha, producing MTLLKEPDFGTPERPGPATVSVEVDGLPVTVPEGTSVMRAAAQAGVEIPKLCATDSLEAFGSCRLCVVEIDGRRGTPASCTTPCADGMRVSTQTPKVEKLRQGVMELYISDHPLDCLTCPANGDCELQDMAGVVGLRQVRYGYEGENHLDAEKDTSNPYFDFDPSKCIACSRCVRACGEVQGTFALTIEGRGFDSKVSPGAGETFMDSECVSCGACVQACPTSTLQERSVVELGMPTRSVVTTCAYCGVGCSFKAELRGDELVRMVPYKDGGANEGHSCVKGRFAFGYASHPDRVLKPMVRDRITDPWREVEWDEAIGTVATKMRELQARYGSSAIGAISSSRCTNEEVYVVQKMVRAAFGNNNVDTCARVCHSPTGYGLKQTFGESAGTQDFRSVAEADVIMVIGANPTDGHPVFASRMKRRLREGAELIVIDPRRIDLVRSPHIEAAHHLQLRPSTNVAVVNAMAHVVVTEGLADLAFVAQRCEGFEEWAEFVARPENSPEATEEISGVPAGELRAAARLYAGAPNGAIYYGLGVTEHSQGSTMVMGMANLAMACGNIGRDGVGVNPLRGQNNVQGSCDMGSFPHELPGYRHVSDDAVRDVFEKLWGGTLLAEPGLRIPNMFDAAIDGTFRGLFVHGEDIAQSDPNLQHVTAALEAMELVVVQDLFLNETAKFAHVFLPGASFLEKDGTFTNAERRINRVRAVMKPKTGKHEWQIISEIATAMGYAMAYDHPSQIMDEIASVTPTFTGVSFEVLDKLGSVQWPCNESAPEGTPVMHVDEFVRGKGKFVVTSYVPTNERSTRRYPLVLTTGRILSQYNVGAQTRRTGNVAWHPEDILELHPHDAEVRGINDGDLVTLASRVGRTTLHAEISDRMPAGVVYTTFHHPVTGANVVTTENSDWATNCPEYKVTAVQVGLASPLQQSGTEPADDGRLVTVVD from the coding sequence ATGACACTCCTCAAGGAACCCGACTTCGGAACCCCGGAAAGGCCCGGCCCGGCGACGGTGTCGGTGGAGGTGGACGGCCTGCCGGTGACCGTCCCGGAGGGCACGTCGGTGATGCGCGCCGCCGCGCAGGCCGGCGTCGAGATACCCAAACTGTGCGCCACCGACAGTCTGGAGGCGTTCGGCTCCTGCCGGCTGTGCGTGGTGGAGATCGACGGACGGCGGGGCACCCCGGCGTCCTGCACGACACCGTGCGCCGACGGGATGCGGGTGAGCACGCAGACGCCGAAGGTGGAGAAGCTCCGCCAGGGCGTCATGGAGCTCTACATCTCCGACCATCCGCTGGACTGTCTCACCTGCCCGGCCAACGGCGACTGCGAGCTGCAGGACATGGCCGGCGTGGTCGGGCTGCGGCAGGTGCGGTACGGCTACGAGGGGGAGAACCACCTCGACGCCGAGAAGGACACGTCCAACCCGTACTTCGACTTCGACCCCTCCAAGTGCATCGCCTGCTCCCGCTGTGTACGGGCCTGCGGCGAGGTGCAGGGCACGTTCGCGCTGACCATCGAGGGGCGCGGCTTCGACTCCAAGGTCTCGCCCGGCGCCGGTGAGACCTTCATGGACTCCGAGTGCGTCTCCTGCGGGGCCTGCGTGCAGGCCTGCCCGACGTCGACGCTCCAGGAGCGGTCGGTGGTCGAACTCGGCATGCCGACCAGGTCGGTGGTCACCACCTGCGCGTACTGCGGTGTCGGCTGCTCGTTCAAGGCCGAGCTGCGCGGCGACGAGCTGGTGCGGATGGTGCCGTACAAGGACGGCGGAGCCAACGAGGGCCACTCCTGTGTGAAGGGCCGCTTCGCCTTCGGCTACGCCTCACACCCCGACCGGGTGCTCAAGCCCATGGTCCGCGACCGGATCACCGATCCATGGCGCGAGGTCGAGTGGGACGAGGCGATCGGCACGGTCGCCACCAAGATGCGCGAACTCCAGGCGCGCTACGGATCGAGTGCGATCGGCGCCATCTCCTCCTCGCGGTGCACCAACGAAGAGGTCTACGTCGTACAGAAGATGGTGCGCGCGGCCTTCGGCAACAACAACGTGGACACCTGCGCCCGGGTCTGCCACTCCCCGACGGGATACGGACTCAAGCAGACCTTCGGTGAGTCGGCCGGCACCCAGGACTTCCGTTCGGTGGCCGAGGCCGACGTGATCATGGTGATCGGGGCGAACCCCACGGACGGGCATCCCGTGTTCGCCTCCCGGATGAAGCGCCGGCTGCGCGAGGGCGCCGAGCTCATCGTGATCGACCCGCGCCGCATCGACCTGGTGCGCTCGCCGCACATCGAGGCCGCGCACCACCTCCAGCTCAGGCCGAGCACGAATGTCGCGGTCGTCAACGCCATGGCGCATGTGGTGGTCACCGAGGGCCTGGCCGACCTGGCCTTCGTGGCACAGCGGTGCGAAGGGTTCGAGGAGTGGGCGGAGTTCGTCGCCCGCCCGGAGAACAGCCCGGAGGCCACCGAGGAGATCAGCGGCGTACCGGCCGGAGAACTGCGGGCCGCCGCCCGGCTGTACGCGGGGGCACCCAACGGGGCCATCTACTACGGCCTCGGCGTCACCGAGCACAGCCAGGGCTCGACCATGGTCATGGGCATGGCCAACCTCGCGATGGCGTGCGGAAACATCGGCCGCGACGGGGTCGGTGTGAACCCGCTGCGCGGTCAGAACAACGTGCAGGGCTCGTGCGACATGGGCTCCTTCCCGCACGAGCTGCCCGGCTACCGGCATGTCTCCGACGACGCCGTACGCGACGTGTTCGAGAAGCTCTGGGGCGGCACACTGCTGGCCGAGCCCGGACTCCGGATCCCGAACATGTTCGACGCCGCGATCGACGGGACCTTCCGGGGCCTGTTCGTGCACGGCGAGGACATCGCCCAGTCCGACCCGAACCTCCAGCATGTCACCGCGGCGCTGGAGGCCATGGAACTGGTCGTCGTCCAGGACCTGTTCCTCAACGAGACGGCGAAGTTCGCGCACGTCTTCCTGCCCGGTGCCTCGTTCCTGGAGAAGGACGGCACGTTCACCAACGCCGAGCGCCGGATCAACCGGGTGCGCGCGGTCATGAAGCCGAAGACGGGCAAGCACGAGTGGCAGATCATCAGCGAGATCGCCACCGCCATGGGCTATGCGATGGCGTACGACCATCCGAGCCAGATCATGGACGAGATCGCCTCGGTCACACCGACGTTCACCGGGGTGTCCTTCGAGGTGCTCGACAAGCTCGGCAGCGTCCAGTGGCCGTGCAACGAGTCGGCTCCGGAGGGAACTCCGGTCATGCACGTCGACGAATTCGTGCGCGGCAAGGGCAAGTTCGTGGTCACCAGCTATGTGCCGACGAACGAGCGCAGCACCCGGCGCTACCCGCTGGTCCTGACCACGGGCCGCATCCTCAGCCAGTACAACGTCGGCGCGCAGACCCGCCGTACCGGCAATGTCGCCTGGCACCCCGAGGACATCCTGGAGCTGCACCCGCACGACGCCGAGGTCCGCGGCATCAACGACGGCGACCTGGTGACGCTCGCCAGCCGCGTCGGGCGCACGACCCTGCACGCGGAGATCTCCGACCGGATGCCGGCCGGCGTCGTCTACACCACGTTCCATCACCCCGTGACCGGCGCCAACGTGGTGACCACGGAGAACTCGGACTGGGCCACCAACTGCCCTGAGTACAAGGTGACCGCCGTACAGGTCGGGCTGGCGAGCCCGCTCCAGCAGAGCGGCACGGAGCCCGCCGACGACGGCCGGCTGGTCACGGTGGTGGACTGA
- a CDS encoding formate dehydrogenase beta subunit, which translates to MNNSSHSAATVYVPRDSAARSVGADEVADALRRAAARGDFAIDVVRNGSRGMLWLEPLVEVATPRGRVGYGPVRPEDVDDLLAAGLLDGADHPLRLGVVDELPWMAGQTRVTFARVGVTDPLSTDDYLEHGGLVGLRAALDLAPADVVAEVTASGLRGRGGAGFPAGIKWKTVLECADSLKFVCCNADEGDSGTFADRMVMEGDPFLLIEGMTIAAHAVGASEGYLYIRSEYPDAVATMRAAIDIARGHGWLGKGILGSALDFDLHVRVGAGAYICGEETSMLESLEGKRGTVRAKPPIPAIEGLFGRPTVVNNVLTLATVPVVLADGAKAYQDLGVGRSRGTQVFQLGGNIAHGGIVETAFGVTLRELVEDYGGGTFSGRPVRTVQVGGPLGAYLPTSMFDLPMDYEAFAAAGAMVGHGGIVVFDDTVDMAAQARFAMEFCAEESCGKCTPCRVGSVRGVEVIDKIVAGTHRDENLALLEDLCDLMTDGSLCAMGGLTPMPVRSALAHFPDDFLGGRRSLEIQPVQATGVRTEGTA; encoded by the coding sequence ATGAACAACTCTTCGCACTCCGCGGCGACGGTCTATGTGCCCCGCGACTCGGCGGCCAGGTCCGTCGGCGCGGACGAGGTCGCCGACGCCCTGCGACGCGCCGCCGCTCGCGGAGACTTCGCCATCGATGTCGTACGCAATGGATCGCGCGGCATGCTGTGGCTGGAGCCCCTCGTCGAGGTGGCGACCCCGCGGGGCCGCGTCGGCTACGGGCCGGTGCGCCCCGAGGACGTGGACGACCTGCTGGCCGCCGGCCTGCTCGACGGCGCAGACCATCCGCTGCGCCTGGGCGTGGTGGACGAACTGCCCTGGATGGCCGGCCAGACCCGCGTCACCTTCGCCAGGGTCGGGGTCACCGACCCGCTGTCGACCGACGACTACCTGGAGCACGGCGGACTGGTGGGGCTGCGCGCGGCGCTGGACCTCGCCCCCGCGGACGTGGTCGCGGAGGTCACCGCGTCCGGGCTGCGGGGCCGGGGCGGCGCGGGATTCCCGGCCGGCATCAAGTGGAAGACCGTGCTGGAGTGCGCCGACTCCCTGAAGTTCGTCTGCTGCAACGCCGACGAGGGCGACAGCGGGACCTTCGCCGACCGCATGGTCATGGAAGGCGACCCGTTCCTGCTCATCGAGGGCATGACGATCGCCGCGCACGCGGTCGGGGCGAGTGAGGGCTACCTCTACATCCGCTCGGAGTACCCCGACGCGGTGGCCACGATGCGCGCGGCCATCGACATCGCGCGCGGGCACGGATGGCTCGGGAAGGGCATCCTCGGCTCGGCGCTCGACTTCGACCTGCACGTACGCGTCGGCGCCGGCGCGTACATCTGCGGCGAGGAGACCTCCATGCTGGAGAGCCTGGAGGGCAAACGCGGCACGGTCCGCGCGAAGCCGCCGATCCCGGCGATCGAGGGCCTGTTCGGCAGACCGACCGTGGTGAACAACGTCCTCACCCTGGCCACCGTCCCCGTCGTCCTCGCGGACGGGGCGAAGGCGTACCAGGATCTCGGCGTCGGGCGCTCACGCGGCACCCAGGTGTTCCAGCTCGGCGGCAACATCGCGCACGGCGGCATCGTGGAGACCGCGTTCGGCGTCACCCTGCGCGAACTGGTCGAGGACTACGGCGGCGGCACGTTCTCCGGGCGCCCGGTGCGCACGGTGCAGGTCGGCGGGCCGCTCGGCGCCTATCTGCCGACGTCGATGTTCGACCTGCCCATGGACTACGAGGCCTTCGCGGCCGCCGGTGCGATGGTCGGCCACGGCGGCATCGTCGTCTTCGACGACACCGTCGACATGGCCGCCCAGGCGCGCTTCGCGATGGAGTTCTGCGCCGAGGAGTCCTGCGGCAAGTGCACTCCGTGCCGGGTCGGTTCCGTACGCGGCGTCGAGGTCATCGACAAGATCGTGGCCGGCACGCACCGGGACGAGAACCTGGCCCTGCTCGAAGACCTGTGCGACCTGATGACCGATGGCTCGCTGTGCGCGATGGGCGGGCTGACACCGATGCCCGTACGCAGCGCCCTCGCGCACTTCCCCGACGACTTCCTCGGCGGCCGTCGAAGCCTGGAGATCCAACCTGTACAAGCGACTGGCGTGAGGACGGAGGGCACGGCATGA
- a CDS encoding formate dehydrogenase subunit gamma, translated as MTTSGSDATVEDVVRRVVAGHRDQRGALLPVLHAVQAELGHVPQEAIPVLADELNLSRADVHGVVTFYHDFRREPAGRTTVRICRAEACQALGADRLVGYAREAGLPLGETTADGSVTVEQVFCLGNCALGPAVEVDGRLYGRVAPARLGSILNGTVSS; from the coding sequence ATGACGACCAGCGGGAGTGACGCGACGGTCGAGGACGTGGTCCGGAGGGTGGTGGCCGGACACCGCGATCAGCGCGGGGCGCTGCTGCCCGTACTGCACGCCGTGCAGGCCGAGTTGGGCCATGTGCCGCAAGAGGCCATTCCGGTATTGGCCGACGAACTGAACCTCTCCCGGGCGGACGTCCACGGAGTGGTGACCTTCTACCACGACTTCCGGCGCGAGCCCGCCGGACGGACCACGGTGCGCATCTGCCGCGCCGAGGCGTGCCAGGCCCTCGGGGCGGACCGACTGGTGGGCTACGCCCGCGAGGCCGGACTGCCGCTCGGCGAGACGACGGCGGACGGTTCGGTCACCGTCGAGCAGGTCTTCTGCCTCGGCAACTGCGCCCTCGGGCCCGCGGTCGAGGTCGACGGCCGGCTGTACGGACGTGTGGCCCCGGCCCGGCTGGGCTCGATCCTCAACGGGACGGTCTCCTCATGA
- a CDS encoding GntR family transcriptional regulator, translating into MREALTAAASRRVTRPAPLRQAVYDALTELIVSGSLKPGQHLVEAELAEHLGVSRQPVREALQRLQTDGWVDLRPAQGAFVHSPTEEEAAQLLGVRSVLETYSAQLAAQNAKPEDVERLQELQREGVDALAAGDVERLVTANTALHAFITAVADNAVLAELISGVSQKVRWYYTPIARPRGKEAWNEHTQLIKAIAKGDADRAGEVMRKHTERTTDFYRKQIAAGTSKD; encoded by the coding sequence ATGCGCGAGGCACTCACGGCCGCCGCGTCCCGGCGCGTCACCCGCCCGGCACCGCTGCGCCAGGCCGTGTACGACGCCCTGACCGAACTGATCGTCAGCGGCTCCCTCAAGCCCGGCCAGCACCTGGTCGAGGCCGAGCTCGCCGAACACCTCGGCGTCAGCCGCCAGCCGGTGCGCGAAGCCCTGCAACGACTGCAGACCGACGGCTGGGTCGACCTGCGCCCCGCCCAGGGCGCCTTCGTCCACTCCCCCACCGAGGAGGAGGCCGCCCAACTGCTCGGCGTCCGCTCGGTACTGGAGACGTACTCGGCCCAGCTCGCCGCCCAGAACGCGAAGCCCGAAGACGTCGAACGCCTTCAGGAGTTGCAGCGGGAAGGCGTCGACGCCCTCGCCGCGGGCGACGTCGAGCGCCTGGTCACGGCCAACACCGCCCTGCACGCCTTCATCACCGCCGTGGCCGACAACGCCGTGCTGGCCGAACTGATCTCCGGGGTGAGCCAGAAGGTCCGCTGGTACTACACGCCCATCGCCCGGCCCCGCGGCAAGGAGGCCTGGAACGAGCACACCCAGCTCATCAAGGCCATCGCCAAGGGCGACGCGGACCGCGCCGGCGAGGTCATGCGCAAGCACACCGAACGCACCACCGACTTCTACCGCAAGCAGATCGCGGCGGGCACGAGCAAGGACTGA
- a CDS encoding acyl-CoA dehydrogenase family protein — MSYRTSLSDVLTGVIAPSAEVTGREGKFPRGAVTALGHAGLLGLTVSAEFGGGGMDLPDAAEVVARTARVCRATAAVLQSHYAAVAVIESYGSPWLRGEIAAGRHLSSLALAEDGGPGEQGGQAQYWASHSRAARSGDVVALRARKREVVAAGEADSYVWSSRPLTAVDGLTLWVVPAHAPDLFVPARPGGGGPNGSATSTVFADPVLVPADAMLGGDGGGLDIVLRTVLPWLLELRAAAGTEAAHPATAGVFPGPARRPTDSLASS; from the coding sequence GTGTCGTACCGCACCTCTCTCTCCGATGTCCTGACCGGCGTCATCGCGCCCTCCGCCGAAGTCACCGGCAGAGAGGGCAAGTTCCCCCGCGGCGCGGTGACGGCCCTCGGCCACGCCGGGCTGCTGGGGCTCACCGTCTCCGCGGAATTCGGCGGCGGTGGCATGGATCTGCCGGATGCCGCCGAGGTGGTGGCGAGGACCGCGCGTGTCTGCCGGGCGACCGCGGCCGTGCTCCAGTCCCACTACGCGGCGGTCGCCGTCATCGAGTCGTACGGCAGCCCCTGGCTGCGCGGTGAGATCGCCGCCGGACGTCATCTGAGCAGTCTCGCGCTGGCGGAGGACGGCGGCCCCGGCGAGCAGGGCGGGCAGGCCCAGTACTGGGCGTCGCACTCCCGCGCCGCCCGCTCCGGTGACGTGGTCGCGCTCCGCGCCCGTAAACGCGAGGTGGTCGCCGCGGGGGAGGCCGACAGTTACGTCTGGTCCTCGCGGCCGCTCACCGCGGTGGACGGCCTGACGCTCTGGGTGGTCCCGGCGCACGCGCCCGATCTGTTCGTGCCCGCCCGGCCGGGCGGGGGCGGGCCGAACGGCAGCGCGACGTCCACGGTGTTCGCCGATCCGGTGCTGGTTCCCGCCGACGCGATGCTCGGAGGGGACGGCGGCGGGCTCGACATCGTGCTGCGCACGGTGCTGCCGTGGCTGCTCGAACTGCGGGCCGCCGCCGGGACCGAGGCCGCACATCCCGCGACCGCCGGCGTCTTTCCCGGGCCGGCTCGCCGCCCCACGGATTCGCTGGCGTCATCCTGA
- a CDS encoding GntR family transcriptional regulator yields MPETPTVAARGPINRPAPLRQAVYDTLTELIINGSLKPGQHLVEAELAEHLGVSRQPIREALQRLHTTGWVDLRPAQGAFVHSPTAEECAQLLSVRGVLETHSARGAAEHATAEDVARLWELQQTGLTALAAGDARAIVEANAALHGHITHLSRNAVLAELIPQVDRRVRWYYMPIAKPRGTDAWSEHAQIIRAVADGDPDRAEHLMGRHTRNTTDFYCRQIAAMTAAERA; encoded by the coding sequence ATGCCCGAAACGCCCACTGTGGCAGCCCGCGGCCCGATCAACCGGCCGGCCCCACTGCGCCAGGCCGTCTACGACACCCTGACCGAACTGATCATCAACGGCTCCCTCAAGCCCGGTCAGCACCTGGTCGAGGCCGAGCTCGCCGAACATCTCGGTGTCAGCCGCCAGCCCATCCGGGAGGCCCTGCAGCGCCTGCACACCACCGGGTGGGTCGACCTGCGCCCCGCCCAGGGCGCCTTCGTCCATTCCCCCACCGCCGAGGAGTGCGCCCAACTCCTCAGCGTCCGGGGGGTGCTGGAGACCCACTCCGCGCGGGGCGCGGCCGAACACGCCACCGCCGAGGACGTCGCCCGCCTGTGGGAGCTGCAGCAGACGGGCCTCACCGCGCTCGCGGCCGGGGACGCCCGCGCCATCGTCGAGGCCAACGCCGCGCTGCACGGTCACATCACTCATCTGTCGCGCAACGCGGTCCTCGCCGAACTGATCCCGCAGGTCGACCGGCGCGTGCGCTGGTACTACATGCCCATCGCCAAACCGCGCGGCACGGACGCGTGGAGCGAGCACGCGCAGATCATCCGGGCCGTCGCCGACGGCGACCCCGACCGCGCCGAGCACCTCATGGGCCGGCACACCCGGAACACCACCGACTTCTACTGCCGGCAGATCGCGGCGATGACGGCGGCCGAGCGCGCCTGA
- a CDS encoding beta-class carbonic anhydrase, with the protein MSTSASRFTLPADGVPGSRTVIDRLVESNRAYAAGFADPGMGARPVLRVAVVACMDARIDLHAALGLELGDCHTVRNAGGVVTDDTIRSLTISQRALGTRSVILIHHTGCGLQSLTEDFRHELEMEVGQRPAWAVEAFRDVDQDVRQSMQRVRTSPFLPHTDDVRGFVFDVSTGLLREIDPRS; encoded by the coding sequence ATGTCGACGTCAGCTTCCCGTTTCACCCTGCCCGCCGACGGCGTTCCCGGCAGCCGCACGGTCATCGACCGGCTCGTGGAGTCCAATCGCGCGTACGCCGCCGGATTCGCCGACCCGGGCATGGGTGCCCGCCCGGTTCTGCGCGTCGCCGTCGTGGCCTGCATGGACGCCCGGATCGACCTGCATGCCGCGCTCGGCCTGGAGCTGGGCGACTGTCACACCGTGCGCAACGCGGGCGGAGTCGTCACCGACGACACCATCCGCTCCCTGACGATCAGTCAACGTGCCCTCGGCACCCGCAGCGTCATACTCATCCACCACACCGGCTGCGGTCTGCAGAGCCTGACCGAGGACTTCCGGCACGAGCTGGAGATGGAGGTCGGACAGCGGCCGGCATGGGCCGTGGAAGCCTTCCGGGACGTCGACCAGGACGTACGGCAGTCGATGCAGCGCGTGCGTACGTCACCGTTCCTGCCGCACACCGATGATGTCCGCGGCTTCGTCTTCGACGTGTCGACCGGGCTCCTGCGGGAGATCGACCCGCGGTCCTGA